The following is a genomic window from Candidatus Binatia bacterium.
TTGGCCGCAGTGCGCGAAGAAATTCACAAAGAGATCGCCAAGGGCCGCGAGCTGACGCTTCAAGAGGCGGCGGCGATCGCGCGGCTGATGGCGGAAAAGGTCCTGGGAAGGAAGATCGCATGATTGTTTTTGCCGCGCTCTTCTTATCTCTGGTCTGGGCCATGCCCGCCGTCGCGGCCGAGGAGCACGCGGCCTCGGTGACCGAGCTTGTTTTTCCCCTCATCAACTTTCTCATCTTTCTCTACCTCATCAAGCGGTTTGGATTGCCTCTGGTCGGCGACTATTTGAGGTCGCGGCGCGAGGGAATCGCCGCCTCCATCCGCGAGGCGGATGAAGCCAAACAACGCGCCGACGCGCTCGCGCGCGATTACAAAAGTCGCTTGGCTCGCCTCGCCGAGGAGACGCGGGGGATTCGGGAATCGCTCCGCGCGGTCGGCGAAAGGGAAAAGGCCAAGCTTCTGGCCGAGGCCCAGGAGATCGCCGCGAGGATCAAGTCGGACGCCGATCTGCTCGCCGAGCAGGAGGTCAGGCTGGCGCGACAAGGGCTCAGGCGGGAGATCGTCGATGTCGCCCGCGCGGCCGCCGAGAAAATCATCCAGCAGAACTTCAGCGCCGCCGATCAGAAGCGGATGGTAGCGGAATTCTTGACGGAAGTAGGAGCGGCGCGATGATCGGTGGCAGCCTCAGCCGGCGCTATGCCAAAGCCCTGTTCGAGCTGGCCCTCGCTGAGCGGAGGGAAGAAGAGGTCGGGAAGGAAATCGAAAGCTTTGCCGCGGCGTTTCAAGATCCCGCCTTGAACAGCGTCCTCAATAACCCCGCCTTCGCCGCCGGTAGCCGGAGAAAAATCGTCGCCGAGATCGCCCGTCATTTACAGCTCTCGCCGCTCGCCACTCATTTTTTGTCGCTCCTGGTCGAGCGCGACCGGCTGAGTTATTGCCCGGCGATCGTCGAGCGCTACCGCCGTCTTCTCGACGAGAAAAAAGGCCAGGCGGAGGCGCGCGTTATCGCCGCCGGCCCGCTC
Proteins encoded in this region:
- a CDS encoding ATP synthase F0 subunit B, with protein sequence MIVFAALFLSLVWAMPAVAAEEHAASVTELVFPLINFLIFLYLIKRFGLPLVGDYLRSRREGIAASIREADEAKQRADALARDYKSRLARLAEETRGIRESLRAVGEREKAKLLAEAQEIAARIKSDADLLAEQEVRLARQGLRREIVDVARAAAEKIIQQNFSAADQKRMVAEFLTEVGAAR
- the atpH gene encoding ATP synthase F1 subunit delta, yielding MIGGSLSRRYAKALFELALAERREEEVGKEIESFAAAFQDPALNSVLNNPAFAAGSRRKIVAEIARHLQLSPLATHFLSLLVERDRLSYCPAIVERYRRLLDEKKGQAEARVIAAGPLGDGDLNRLRAALEKISGKRVVIQQETDSSLIGGVVIHLEGKIYDGSVRTQLENMKQRVERGY